CTACACGTTCAATACGCCCGGAACGAGAGAACACCTTCACTGCGTGGCCGCGGGCAAGGCCATCTTGGCTCACTTGCCAGAGGACCGCGTCGACGAGATCATCGACAGACACGGCCTTCCGCAGTTCACCGAGAACACGATCACCGATCCCGCCGAACTCAAAGCCGAGTTCGAGACGATCCGCGAACGGGGCGTCGCGTTCAGCAGGGGAGAGCGACGTGACGAGATCCGAGGCGTCGCAACCCCGATCATCGCCGACGGACGCGTCTTGGGTTCGATTACACTCGGTGCGCCGTCGAAACGCCTCTCCGGGCAGTTCTTCACGGAGGAGCTCCCGAATCTTGTCACTGGGGCGGCGAACCGAATCGAGTTTTCCTTTCAACAAACCAATCTGGAGTAGGGTGCTCCGAGATAGTGCGTGAGGCGACCAAAGACGTTACAATACTAGACTTGTAATAGTTATTTCGTGTGTATTTATCGAATACTTCACTGAAAACAAAACCATATGTGTTCTAATAGTATCTAATATTTCGATTACTATCGATTTATCGAACAGTGTTACTACACATAGCTATTAGCGCTTGAACACTGCAATTAGACCCAATCATTGAGTATTAAATCGCTGCTACGTTCTCTGTTTCAAAATCCTCAGTAACATATATAGAATACATCATATATTTAAAAATTATATGTCTAGTCCTCGCAGTCGTGTGGGGTCTGCTGAGCTTCGAATTTCTTCGGGGTCGAGACAATCGAACTGGAAAGTGCCGCACCACTTCTCCGACGATCAGACACGTACGCAGCCACTAACAGTATTCTACCTTGTCACATAACGAGACATTCAGGAACTCGAATTCGATGGACGACGGTGTCGTCGTGATCTCGACCACCGACACCAACGAGGCCCCGAAGGGGCGTTACTCGCTCGGTTCGCCCACCGGGGACGGCTTCGTGAGATACTGCGAATACAAGTGTGAGACGCCGGGAACCGTTTTGAACGCCGTCGAGACGACCAACGCGAGAATGACGGCCCCAAGCAGTACCTGTACGCTGCCGCCGAACAGCCCGAGGTAGGGGCCGAAGAAGCTCAGCACGGCCAGCAGGGCGTAGATGCTCTGTCCGGCGACCGAGAGTCGACTGCTGCCGTCGTATCCGAATATCGTGATACTGAGCGCGACGACGCCCATCAGCACGCTGAACGTGACCAGAATCGTCGCCGGGAACTCCCAGTAGATCAGCACGTCGTTCGTGACGAAGATGAACGGAATCACGAATCCGGGGAGCGCGAGCTTCGACGATTTGATCGCCGTGTCGATGTACTCGGCCTCGGCGATCTTCGCGGCGACGATCGTCGACGGGCCGACCGGCGGCGTGAGCGATGAGTACATCGCGAAGTAGAACACGAACATATGCGCGACGAGGTCTTGCAGCCCGAAGCGGATCATCGCCGCCCCTGCGAGCGACGCGACGAGCACGTACGCTGCCGGCGCGGGCATCCCCATCCCGAAGATGAGGCTCACGGCCATCGCGAGCAGCAGCAACAGCAGGACGCTCCCGCCGGCGAGGCTGAGCATCAGGATGTTCAGTCGCTGGGCGAACCCCGTTTGGGTGAACACCGAGATGATGACGCCGATCACGCCGAGGATGACGAGTAACGGGGCCATATCCTCGGACCCGACCTTCATCCCCTCGACGGTGTTGCGCACCGCGGTCGTCGCGCCCGTTACTTGGTTCTCGACGATCGATTTCACGAACACGACGCCGACCAACGTGAGCGTCGTGTAGAACCCTGCAGTGAGCGGCGTGTACTGTAGCACGCCGAGCAGGTAGATCAGCACGGCGAAGGGCGGAACGTACCAGAGGATGTCAGTGAAGACGTTGTATTTGATATCCTCAATGTTTCGTTCCGTGTCCCAGCCGAACTTGTAGATCAAGAGCTGCACAGAGACGATGATGCTGAAGTAAAACAGGATCGCGGGGATGAGTCCCGCTTGGATGATCCTGACGTAGGAGACGCCGATGAGATCGGCCATAATGAACGCCGCGATCCCCATAATCGGCGGCACGAGCTGCCCGCCGATCGATGCGACGGTTTCGATGCCGCCAGCGTAGCCCTTGTCGACGCCTTGCTTCTTCATCAGCGGAATCGTGAAGCTCCCTGTCGTCGCGGTGTTGGCGGCCGACGCTCCGGTGATCGACCCGAACGCCAGACTGGCAAGCACTGCGGCGTGCACGATTCCGGACTTGAACAGTTTGCTCACCTCCTTGCTCACTTCCATCAAGTAATCGAGAATTCCGAACGCTTGGGTGAACCCTGCAAGCAGCAGGAAGATCGCGACCCACGTCGCCCCGATCTGGAGGATGAAGCCGTAGACGCCCTGCATCCCCAAGATGGTCAGCCGGAGCAACTGCGCGGTATCCATACCGCTGTGGTACAGTGCACCGGGCATGTACGGACCGAGGTAGCCGTACAGGAACCCGATCGGCACGATCGAGGCCATCAGCTTCCCGAACGACCGCAGCGTGGCGTCGGTACAGAGGTAGATGATCGCCCCACCAACCACGTAGTCGACGGTGCTGTACCCGACGATCGGGCCCTGTTCCATCCATCGCATATAGTTGGCGTCGACGTACGCCGCCAGCCCCAGTGATATGAGGGCTAACACGAGGAATATCGCCGGGCGGATGAATTTGGTGTACGAACGCTGGGCGGTCTCGGGCAGATATCTGAGGTTCGTTCCGATCGACAGATCCTCGGGATCTAACGCGTTTCGGAAGAGTCCGACGTAGTAGATTGCCAAACAGAGTCCGAGCACGAGATTCGTGTGGCGAATCCGCGGCGCGTAGAACGATTGCGCGTAGTAGAGCAGCAGCAGCGCTAACGCCGTACCGAGGACGTAGAGGCTCCCGTCAGCGGCCGTTCGGATGCTTCTCCTTGTTGAGGTCTCGCTCATAAATAATGAAGTTGGACGGTGCAGCCCTTTAGTTCAGGCCGTGCTCGTCGAGGAAGTCCTGCGTCCCCTGGTGGAGCGAGAAGCCCGGGTGCGGCGTGCGCGTCCAATGCTCGTCGTCGGTGTAGAACGAGAGGAGTTCGTGGTAGTCGCCCATACTCTCGCGGTTCTCGTACATCGTGTTGAGCATCGTGTGCACGGCGCTCGTCGACGTCTCGGCGGTCCCGTAGAGCCAGGTGACCTGCGACATCGAGCGGGGCGTATCCGGCACGTAGGCCCAGCCCTCGGGGTCGACCTCGAAGTCGAAGGAGTTGCCCCAGCCTTCCTCGTTGACGCTGCCTTGGAGGTCCGAGGACAGACCGAGCAGCCGCGCGTCGACCGTGCTCTTGATCTCCTGCACCCAGCCGGGTGTGACGGTCCCGACCTGCACATTCGTGAACGCACCGAGCGCCACGTCGACGCGGCCTTCGGCGACTGCGGCACCCATATCACCGTAGCCTACGTTCCGCTCTTGGTACTCGACGCCGGCGAGATCCAGCACGCGGCGGACCATCTCGGTGACTCGCGAGCCGGACGGACCCGGCGCGACGTAGTGGTCTGACGTAATGTCACCGATGTTCGAGATTGACTCGTCCTCCGTGAAGAGGAACCAGTCGGAGGTGGAGCCGTGCACGATCTGCTGGAGGTCGATCGAGACGTCCCCGAAGGGCTCGTTCCCGACGTTCACGTCGTGTGCCGTCGTACTCTCGACGAGGCCGATGTCGACCTCGTCTCGGCCCATTCGACCGACGTTCCCGGCCATCGAACTGCTCGGACGGACATCGAGGTACACCTCGTCGCTGTTCTCGTTGACGACGCCACCGAGGCCCGACATCATCGCGAAGTTCGCACTCACTTCCGAGGCGGTGCCCATAATGAGCGTCTCTTCGCCGCTTCCGCCGCCGGAGTCCGATTCGGTCCCTTCTCCGCCGTCGCCACTGCTGTCTCCGTCGCTGCCGCTGTCGCCGCCGGAGGAGTCACCGTCGCTTCCGCCGTCCCCGGACCCGTCGCCGTTACCCATACATCCCGCGAGGCCGACCGCTCCGAGGAGCCCGGCAGACTTCAGAAACCCGCGCCGTCGAGTAGTGCTGGAGCTATCCTTATCTCTGGTACGATTTACCATACAATCACAGATACAATCATTATAATATAAGTGTTTTGGTAAGGCGAGATTCGTTCACGCCGACCGACATTGTGTCGATGCGACCGTCGGCTCTGAGCCGGAGGGCGGTTACTCCAGTGCGCTTTCGACGGCCCGTTCCTTCATCGCCGCTCGGTCTAGTTTGTCGCTCGCCGTCCGCGGGAGCGTGTCCTCGTAGAAGTAGTACGTCCGCGGCCGTTCGTACCGAGAGAGCGTCTCGCTCTGTAAGCACCATTCGTCGAGATCTTCGCGCGTGAGGTCTCCGCTCGTCGTTTGCACGGCCGCGGTCACTCGTTGGCCGTACTCGTCGTCTTCGACGCCGAAAACCGCTGACTCGATGACGTCGGGATGGGCGTTGAGGCGCTCTTCGACGGGCGTCGGGAAGACCTTGATCCCCTTCGAGAGGATCATATTGTCGTCCCGGCCTTCTATGAAGAGGTATCCCTCCTCGTCTTTGTACCCGAGGTCGCCGGAGTACCACCAGCCGTCCTCGAAGGACTCGTCGGTCCGTTCGGTGTCCTCCCAGACCCACACGGCGGCGTCGGTGGATCTCACGATGATCTCGCCGACGTCGCCGGGATCGA
This DNA window, taken from Halobellus sp. LT62, encodes the following:
- a CDS encoding TAXI family TRAP transporter solute-binding subunit; translated protein: MVNRTRDKDSSSTTRRRGFLKSAGLLGAVGLAGCMGNGDGSGDGGSDGDSSGGDSGSDGDSSGDGGEGTESDSGGGSGEETLIMGTASEVSANFAMMSGLGGVVNENSDEVYLDVRPSSSMAGNVGRMGRDEVDIGLVESTTAHDVNVGNEPFGDVSIDLQQIVHGSTSDWFLFTEDESISNIGDITSDHYVAPGPSGSRVTEMVRRVLDLAGVEYQERNVGYGDMGAAVAEGRVDVALGAFTNVQVGTVTPGWVQEIKSTVDARLLGLSSDLQGSVNEEGWGNSFDFEVDPEGWAYVPDTPRSMSQVTWLYGTAETSTSAVHTMLNTMYENRESMGDYHELLSFYTDDEHWTRTPHPGFSLHQGTQDFLDEHGLN
- a CDS encoding TRAP transporter permease, producing the protein MSETSTRRSIRTAADGSLYVLGTALALLLLYYAQSFYAPRIRHTNLVLGLCLAIYYVGLFRNALDPEDLSIGTNLRYLPETAQRSYTKFIRPAIFLVLALISLGLAAYVDANYMRWMEQGPIVGYSTVDYVVGGAIIYLCTDATLRSFGKLMASIVPIGFLYGYLGPYMPGALYHSGMDTAQLLRLTILGMQGVYGFILQIGATWVAIFLLLAGFTQAFGILDYLMEVSKEVSKLFKSGIVHAAVLASLAFGSITGASAANTATTGSFTIPLMKKQGVDKGYAGGIETVASIGGQLVPPIMGIAAFIMADLIGVSYVRIIQAGLIPAILFYFSIIVSVQLLIYKFGWDTERNIEDIKYNVFTDILWYVPPFAVLIYLLGVLQYTPLTAGFYTTLTLVGVVFVKSIVENQVTGATTAVRNTVEGMKVGSEDMAPLLVILGVIGVIISVFTQTGFAQRLNILMLSLAGGSVLLLLLLAMAVSLIFGMGMPAPAAYVLVASLAGAAMIRFGLQDLVAHMFVFYFAMYSSLTPPVGPSTIVAAKIAEAEYIDTAIKSSKLALPGFVIPFIFVTNDVLIYWEFPATILVTFSVLMGVVALSITIFGYDGSSRLSVAGQSIYALLAVLSFFGPYLGLFGGSVQVLLGAVILALVVSTAFKTVPGVSHLYSQYLTKPSPVGEPSE
- a CDS encoding IclR family transcriptional regulator, whose amino-acid sequence is MPRENSSYRIKTAANVFDIIRVIHDNEGATLTDLEDEIELARSTIHDYVQTLAEIGYVIKDDGTFYTSLAFLSLGHRAKLIQTAWRQIKPALEEIGDETGENIWFVVEENGKAVYVDNYSGDRVLYTFNTPGTREHLHCVAAGKAILAHLPEDRVDEIIDRHGLPQFTENTITDPAELKAEFETIRERGVAFSRGERRDEIRGVATPIIADGRVLGSITLGAPSKRLSGQFFTEELPNLVTGAANRIEFSFQQTNLE